The Flavobacterium marginilacus genome window below encodes:
- a CDS encoding S41 family peptidase translates to MKKTALVLLLSTFSLFAQNSSTSCEILLKINTLLQKEHYRPKPVNDSLSAYVFDELLNNLDPARNIFLKSQADSLANKYRFQLDDLILKKDCSFLDDIKSEYRKSLLRNKAVLEKLKTETINFGTKDTIRFQKKDFTFYLKANEVQKAWNKKIRYEIFDDIAGKSKNLDSLKLNFNSMSLKSQNSIIENELCKINVSLTSSKLFEDDFYNIFCVYFDPHTNYFSNDTKSSFVSTLSKEKLSLGLEVSLNEKNEINVIEIDPNGPAFKTGKIKKGDQILAISNQKETLEVSCSSLESIATMMSSELNTNLTLTLKRNSGKNFKVTIEKQVLKDEENTVYSFIVDKDIKVGYIKIPSFYSNFEEENSKGCAQDVAKETVKLLRDDVKGLILDLTDNGGGSMEEAVKLAGLFIDRGPISIVADNKKQLSVINDPYKGVIYKGPIVIIINGNSASASEFFADIMQDYNRAILIGSTSLGKATMQTILPLEENDDQHFIKLTVSKFYRITGKSHQGIGVVPDVLIPTVYQDVFQKESEFPTALKNDTLKSRIRFTPYVSNELIESLAQKSRNRVAQDPYFNSIIALNSNIDAIINKAKFEIPMTLDAIFENQAGINILSEEINNFSADNLSLNVYNSEYNKSSLLLYPSLTEYNKIQLDSLKSNHYLNESILIISDYMTMRKTN, encoded by the coding sequence ATGAAAAAAACTGCACTAGTATTGCTATTGTCTACATTCTCACTATTTGCTCAAAATAGCAGTACTAGTTGTGAAATTTTGCTCAAAATAAACACATTACTCCAAAAAGAACATTACAGACCAAAGCCGGTGAACGACAGTTTATCGGCTTATGTTTTTGATGAATTATTAAACAATTTAGATCCAGCAAGAAACATTTTCTTAAAATCACAAGCAGATTCACTTGCAAATAAATACCGGTTTCAGCTGGATGATCTTATCTTAAAAAAAGACTGTTCTTTTTTGGACGATATCAAAAGCGAATACAGAAAATCACTTTTAAGAAACAAAGCGGTATTAGAGAAACTTAAAACTGAAACTATAAATTTCGGTACTAAAGACACCATTCGTTTTCAAAAGAAAGATTTCACTTTTTATCTAAAGGCAAATGAAGTGCAGAAAGCCTGGAATAAAAAAATCCGTTATGAAATATTTGATGATATTGCCGGAAAAAGTAAAAATTTAGACTCACTCAAACTCAATTTCAATTCGATGAGCCTTAAATCTCAAAACAGCATTATCGAAAATGAACTCTGCAAAATCAATGTATCATTAACCAGCAGCAAACTTTTCGAAGATGATTTTTATAATATTTTCTGTGTCTATTTTGACCCGCATACCAATTATTTCAGCAATGACACTAAATCCAGTTTTGTTTCGACTTTATCCAAAGAAAAACTTTCACTTGGATTAGAAGTCAGCTTAAATGAAAAAAACGAAATCAATGTAATTGAAATTGATCCAAACGGCCCTGCTTTTAAGACTGGTAAAATCAAAAAAGGAGATCAGATATTAGCTATTTCCAATCAAAAAGAAACCCTCGAAGTTTCATGTTCTTCATTAGAATCGATTGCGACAATGATGTCTTCGGAACTAAACACAAACCTAACTTTAACACTTAAGCGAAATTCTGGCAAAAACTTCAAAGTAACCATTGAAAAGCAGGTTTTGAAAGACGAAGAAAATACTGTTTACAGTTTTATAGTCGATAAAGACATCAAAGTCGGCTATATAAAAATACCCAGCTTTTATTCCAATTTTGAAGAAGAAAACAGCAAAGGATGCGCACAGGATGTTGCAAAAGAAACAGTAAAACTACTGCGGGACGATGTAAAAGGACTAATTCTTGACCTTACTGACAATGGAGGCGGTTCAATGGAAGAAGCTGTAAAATTAGCAGGATTATTTATAGACCGCGGTCCTATTTCGATAGTAGCAGACAATAAAAAACAATTATCAGTAATAAACGACCCGTATAAAGGCGTTATCTACAAAGGTCCTATAGTGATTATCATTAATGGAAATTCAGCTTCAGCAAGCGAATTTTTTGCCGATATAATGCAGGATTATAATCGTGCCATTTTGATAGGAAGCACCTCATTGGGTAAAGCAACTATGCAGACCATCCTTCCTTTGGAAGAAAATGATGATCAGCATTTTATAAAATTAACGGTAAGCAAATTTTACAGAATCACCGGCAAAAGCCATCAAGGCATTGGCGTTGTACCTGATGTGCTCATCCCTACAGTTTATCAGGATGTTTTTCAGAAGGAAAGCGAATTTCCGACAGCCCTAAAAAATGACACCTTAAAATCCAGAATCCGCTTTACGCCATACGTAAGCAATGAATTAATCGAATCACTCGCCCAAAAAAGCAGAAACAGAGTCGCACAGGATCCTTATTTCAATTCCATTATTGCACTCAATTCAAATATTGACGCTATAATCAACAAAGCAAAATTTGAAATACCAATGACCTTAGATGCCATTTTTGAAAATCAGGCCGGCATTAACATTTTATCTGAGGAAATCAATAATTTCTCTGCAGATAACCTCAGCTTAAACGTATATAATTCTGAATACAACAAATCATCACTCCTGCTCTACCCTTCACTTACCGAATACAACAAAATCCAGCTCGACAGCTTAAAGTCGAATCATTATCTGAATGAGTCAATTTTAATTATATCTGACTATATGACAATGAGAAAGACTAATTAA
- a CDS encoding YebC/PmpR family DNA-binding transcriptional regulator yields the protein MGRAFEFRKGRKMKRWSAMAKAFTRIGKDIVMAVKEGGPNPEANSRLRAVIQNAKAANMPKDNVERAIKKATDKDTANYKEVLFEGYAPHGIALLIETATDNNNRTVANVRSYFNKCNGTLGTQGSVEFMFDHTCNFRIPKEGIDPEELELELIDFGAEEVFEDEDGILIYAPFGSFGTIQKELENRRLEILSSGFERIPQITKKLTEAEMADVEKLIEKMEEDDDVMNVYHTMEE from the coding sequence ATGGGAAGAGCATTTGAATTCCGAAAAGGTAGAAAAATGAAACGCTGGTCTGCAATGGCCAAAGCATTTACCAGAATTGGTAAAGATATTGTAATGGCTGTAAAAGAAGGAGGTCCAAATCCTGAAGCCAATTCAAGACTAAGAGCTGTTATTCAAAATGCTAAGGCAGCCAACATGCCAAAAGACAATGTTGAAAGAGCCATCAAAAAAGCAACAGATAAAGACACTGCAAATTACAAAGAGGTTTTATTTGAAGGATATGCTCCGCATGGTATTGCCCTTTTGATAGAAACTGCCACAGACAACAACAACAGAACAGTTGCTAACGTAAGAAGTTATTTCAATAAATGCAATGGAACTCTAGGAACCCAAGGTTCTGTAGAGTTTATGTTTGACCACACCTGTAACTTCAGAATTCCTAAAGAAGGAATTGATCCTGAAGAATTAGAATTAGAGTTAATCGATTTTGGTGCAGAAGAAGTTTTTGAAGACGAAGACGGCATCTTAATTTATGCTCCTTTTGGAAGTTTTGGAACTATCCAAAAAGAATTGGAAAACAGACGTTTAGAAATATTATCTTCTGGTTTTGAAAGAATCCCTCAAATCACAAAAAAACTAACTGAAGCTGAAATGGCTGACGTAGAAAAATTAATTGAAAAAATGGAAGAGGATGATGACGTAATGAACGTGTATCATACTATGGAAGAATAA
- a CDS encoding YifB family Mg chelatase-like AAA ATPase, whose amino-acid sequence MLIKVFGSAVFGVEATTITVEVNMDKGIGYHLVGLPDNAIKESSYRIAAALKNNGYEMPGKKIIINMAPADLRKEGSAYDLTLAIGILVASGQIKTDIYEQYIIMGELSLDGSLQPIRGALPIAIKAKEEGFKGFFLPLENVKEAAIVSGLDVYGVSNVQEVIDFLEGKGMLEPTTVDTRAEFYKTLDFPEFDFSDVKGQESIKRCMEIAAAGGHNIILIGPPGAGKTMLAKRLPSILPPMTLREALETTKIHSVAGKLKEVGLMNQRPFRSPHHTISNVALVGGGSYPQPGEISMAHNGVLFLDELPEFKRDVLEVMRQPLEDREVTISRAKFTVTYPSSFMLVASMNPSPSGFFNDPDAPQTSSPHEMQRYLSKISGPLLDRIDIHIEVTPVPFEKLSDDRKAESSVDIRKRVTSAREIQSKRFEEMEHIHYNAQMSTKHIREHCALDDASKELLKTAMERLNLSARAYDRILKVARTIADLDDAPQVVSGHIAEAIQYRSLDRDGWLG is encoded by the coding sequence ATGTTAATCAAAGTTTTCGGAAGTGCTGTTTTTGGAGTCGAAGCAACTACAATTACTGTCGAAGTCAATATGGATAAGGGAATTGGCTATCATTTGGTAGGTCTGCCGGACAATGCCATCAAGGAAAGCAGTTACCGCATTGCGGCAGCACTCAAAAATAACGGCTACGAAATGCCGGGCAAAAAAATAATTATCAATATGGCACCCGCCGATCTGCGTAAGGAAGGTTCAGCTTATGATCTGACATTGGCAATCGGAATTCTAGTAGCCTCGGGGCAAATAAAAACTGATATTTACGAACAGTATATAATCATGGGCGAGCTGTCCCTTGACGGCAGTTTGCAGCCCATTCGGGGTGCTTTGCCCATTGCGATTAAAGCCAAAGAAGAAGGTTTTAAAGGTTTTTTTCTTCCTCTTGAAAATGTTAAGGAAGCAGCAATCGTATCAGGACTTGATGTATACGGCGTTTCCAATGTGCAGGAAGTGATTGATTTTCTGGAAGGAAAAGGAATGCTTGAACCCACTACTGTCGATACAAGAGCTGAATTTTATAAAACACTTGATTTTCCCGAATTTGATTTCAGCGATGTGAAAGGGCAGGAAAGCATCAAGCGATGTATGGAAATTGCGGCCGCCGGCGGCCATAATATAATTCTCATTGGGCCGCCGGGAGCTGGAAAAACGATGTTAGCCAAAAGACTGCCCAGTATTTTACCGCCAATGACATTACGTGAAGCACTGGAAACCACCAAAATTCACAGCGTTGCTGGAAAACTGAAAGAAGTTGGATTGATGAACCAGCGTCCGTTTCGGAGTCCGCATCATACCATTTCAAATGTTGCGCTTGTCGGGGGCGGAAGTTATCCGCAGCCAGGAGAAATTTCGATGGCACATAACGGCGTTTTGTTTTTGGACGAACTGCCGGAATTCAAGCGCGATGTTCTGGAAGTAATGCGCCAGCCTCTGGAAGATAGGGAAGTGACAATTTCCAGAGCCAAGTTTACCGTGACTTATCCGTCATCATTTATGCTGGTGGCGAGTATGAATCCAAGTCCGAGTGGTTTTTTTAATGATCCGGATGCTCCGCAGACTTCTTCACCGCATGAAATGCAAAGATATTTGAGCAAAATTTCGGGACCATTATTGGACCGAATTGATATTCACATCGAAGTGACACCTGTTCCTTTCGAAAAATTATCAGATGACCGAAAAGCTGAAAGCAGTGTTGATATTCGCAAAAGAGTAACTTCTGCCCGAGAAATACAGTCTAAACGATTTGAAGAAATGGAACATATTCATTACAATGCTCAAATGAGTACTAAGCATATTAGGGAACATTGCGCTCTTGATGATGCTTCCAAAGAGCTACTAAAAACCGCGATGGAGCGGCTAAATCTTTCGGCTCGTGCCTACGACAGAATCCTAAAAGTTGCCAGGACTATCGCTGATTTGGATGATGCACCTCAGGTAGTTTCTGGTCATATTGCAGAAGCAATTCAGTACAGAAGTCTGGATCGTGATGGCTGGCTGGGGTAA
- a CDS encoding Gfo/Idh/MocA family protein: MENTSKIKWGIVGLGNIAKQFASELQLIDSAELCAVASRNIDKAQDFASQFQCPKAYGSYDELFQDENIDILYIATPHDSHAELTIKALKNNKNVLCEKPLALHYSDAEQMIATAKKSNKFFMEAFWTRFNPSIRETLEHIQNGSIGEVKYVNADFSIKFENPDNTRMTDMKLGGGALMDIGVYPLFLAYLILGKPKEIVAKSNFYSTGADTQTSIILQYENAQAVLHCSFLYTCNVEAIISGTKGRINLDPLWFMTESYSLTHGTLVEGEQKSKFERPTLGKGYTYEIEECHACLRADKTESELWSHQNSLELAAIVEAVKNQIGLVYS; encoded by the coding sequence ATGGAAAATACTTCAAAAATAAAATGGGGAATTGTAGGTTTGGGAAATATTGCCAAACAGTTTGCAAGTGAATTACAGCTGATTGATTCAGCCGAACTTTGTGCTGTAGCCTCAAGAAACATTGACAAGGCACAAGATTTTGCCAGTCAGTTTCAATGTCCGAAAGCTTACGGTTCCTATGATGAACTTTTTCAAGACGAAAATATCGACATTCTCTATATTGCCACACCACATGATTCGCATGCCGAGTTAACCATCAAGGCGTTGAAAAACAATAAGAATGTCCTGTGCGAAAAGCCATTAGCCCTGCATTATTCCGATGCAGAACAAATGATTGCCACCGCCAAAAAAAGCAATAAATTTTTCATGGAAGCATTCTGGACCCGCTTCAATCCTTCGATTCGTGAAACTTTGGAACACATTCAAAACGGTTCAATTGGAGAAGTAAAATATGTTAATGCTGATTTTTCCATTAAATTTGAAAATCCTGATAATACCCGAATGACGGATATGAAACTTGGTGGGGGAGCACTTATGGATATTGGAGTTTATCCTTTGTTTTTAGCTTATTTGATATTAGGAAAGCCTAAAGAAATTGTAGCAAAATCCAATTTTTATTCCACAGGAGCCGATACGCAGACTTCTATTATTCTGCAGTATGAAAACGCACAGGCCGTACTGCATTGCAGTTTTTTGTACACCTGCAATGTCGAAGCAATAATAAGCGGTACAAAAGGACGCATTAATCTAGATCCGCTTTGGTTCATGACCGAATCCTATTCTTTAACTCATGGTACTTTGGTAGAGGGTGAGCAAAAATCAAAATTTGAAAGACCAACATTAGGCAAAGGCTACACTTATGAAATCGAAGAATGCCATGCCTGCCTCAGAGCTGATAAAACAGAAAGTGAACTCTGGTCTCATCAAAACAGTCTGGAACTTGCCGCAATTGTAGAGGCGGTTAAAAATCAGATTGGACTGGTGTATTCTTAA
- a CDS encoding peptidase U32 family protein — MKKKIEILAPAKDLIHGIAAINSGADAVYVGAPQFGARSNATNSIEDVAALVEYAHLYNVPVFVVINTILYDNELETCRQMIWKLYDIGVDALIIQDMAIMEMDLPPIILHASTQANNRDADKMKFLADAGIKRVVLARELNLHQIKEISNATDVELEFFVTGALCVSFSGNCYMSVANGERSANRGSCAQNCRLPYNLIDGHGETLIKSTHLLSIKDFDVSNEIPNLVEAGVCSFKIEGRLKDIVYVKNNVSYLRQKLDNFLEGNDKYTKASSGKCTYTFDSALNRTFNRGYTDYFVNERHDTIGSWESPKSKGQYIGKLIKTIGGAYQIENGELLNNGDGLCFINDNNEAEGIYVNKAENGLAYPNGLKEIKDGTFIYRNNDAAFIRIVEREDSAVRKISTTLLLFENETGFELLATDEDGNTSSVQLAHPKEQTKNNQSIEENIKAQLAKTGFTPYTADEITIQFSDNWFLPISKINEMRRTVYEQLSETRLKNYKREERKIEKTSHPYPETKLDFMYNVSNKLARKFYERHGVTEIEKAFELQWDPGKSRVMTTKYCIKYELAKCPKYHKDTMEGKLKEPLVLKQGELEYKLKFNCKPCEMEIWEKDAEFEIEED, encoded by the coding sequence ATGAAAAAGAAAATAGAAATTTTAGCGCCTGCAAAAGATTTAATTCACGGTATAGCAGCCATTAACAGCGGGGCTGATGCTGTTTATGTGGGTGCTCCTCAATTTGGTGCGCGTTCCAATGCTACCAACTCTATTGAAGATGTTGCTGCTTTGGTAGAATATGCTCACCTGTACAATGTTCCTGTTTTTGTGGTAATCAACACCATTTTGTACGACAACGAACTGGAAACCTGCCGTCAGATGATCTGGAAATTGTATGATATTGGTGTCGATGCATTGATTATTCAGGATATGGCAATCATGGAAATGGATCTTCCTCCTATCATTCTGCATGCGAGTACACAGGCCAATAACCGAGACGCTGACAAAATGAAATTCCTTGCCGATGCCGGAATCAAACGTGTGGTTTTGGCCCGCGAACTGAATCTGCACCAAATCAAAGAAATCAGCAATGCTACTGATGTGGAATTGGAATTCTTTGTAACCGGAGCTTTATGCGTTTCTTTCAGCGGAAACTGTTACATGAGTGTTGCCAATGGAGAACGTTCTGCTAATCGCGGTTCCTGCGCGCAAAACTGCCGTTTGCCCTACAACCTTATTGACGGCCACGGAGAAACACTTATCAAAAGCACCCACTTACTTTCTATCAAAGATTTTGATGTTTCGAATGAAATTCCAAATTTGGTGGAAGCCGGAGTCTGCTCTTTCAAAATCGAAGGGCGTTTGAAAGACATCGTTTATGTAAAAAACAACGTGTCCTACCTTAGACAAAAACTGGATAATTTTCTTGAAGGTAATGACAAATATACCAAAGCTTCTTCGGGTAAATGCACTTACACTTTTGATTCAGCTTTGAACCGTACATTTAACCGCGGTTATACCGATTATTTTGTAAATGAACGCCACGATACAATTGGTTCTTGGGAAAGTCCAAAATCCAAAGGACAATACATCGGAAAATTAATTAAAACCATTGGAGGCGCTTACCAAATTGAAAATGGAGAACTGCTCAATAATGGTGACGGACTTTGTTTCATAAACGATAACAATGAAGCAGAAGGAATTTATGTGAATAAAGCAGAAAATGGTCTGGCATATCCAAATGGTCTGAAAGAAATCAAAGACGGAACTTTTATATACCGCAACAATGACGCTGCTTTCATCAGAATTGTAGAACGTGAAGACAGTGCAGTTCGTAAAATAAGCACTACTTTGTTATTGTTCGAAAACGAAACTGGTTTTGAACTGCTTGCCACCGATGAAGACGGCAATACAAGTTCGGTTCAATTGGCGCATCCAAAAGAGCAGACCAAAAACAATCAATCCATTGAAGAAAACATCAAAGCACAATTGGCAAAAACAGGTTTTACACCTTACACAGCCGATGAAATAACGATTCAGTTTTCGGATAATTGGTTTTTACCTATTTCAAAAATCAATGAAATGCGTAGAACGGTGTACGAACAATTGTCTGAAACTCGTTTGAAAAACTACAAACGCGAAGAACGCAAAATCGAAAAAACAAGTCATCCATACCCAGAAACCAAATTGGATTTCATGTATAACGTTTCGAACAAACTGGCACGTAAATTCTATGAGCGTCACGGCGTTACCGAAATAGAAAAAGCATTTGAGCTGCAGTGGGATCCCGGAAAATCTCGTGTGATGACAACCAAATACTGCATCAAATACGAGCTGGCCAAATGTCCAAAATACCATAAAGACACAATGGAAGGCAAACTGAAAGAGCCTTTAGTACTGAAACAGGGAGAATTGGAATACAAACTAAAATTCAACTGCAAACCCTGCGAAATGGAGATTTGGGAAAAAGATGCCGAATTTGAAATTGAGGAAGATTAA
- a CDS encoding GNAT family N-acetyltransferase, with protein MITKAASDDIPALEKLINSAYRGETSKKGWATEADLLAGKRITLDQLNEIFKDKNNTILKFTENNQIIGSVLLTDKGDKLYLGMLAISPELQNKGIGKKILHEAEVHARSLGLSKIVMTVITIREKLIEWYNRHGYADTGVREPFALNDADTIITDQHLEFAVLEKTL; from the coding sequence ATGATTACAAAAGCTGCCTCAGATGATATTCCGGCATTAGAAAAGTTAATCAATTCTGCATATCGCGGTGAAACTTCAAAAAAAGGATGGGCTACCGAAGCAGACCTTTTAGCAGGTAAAAGAATTACTTTAGATCAGCTGAATGAAATATTTAAAGATAAAAACAATACTATTTTAAAATTCACAGAAAACAATCAAATCATCGGATCGGTTTTGCTTACTGATAAAGGAGACAAACTATACTTGGGAATGCTGGCCATTTCTCCTGAACTGCAGAATAAAGGCATTGGAAAGAAAATTTTACATGAAGCCGAAGTTCATGCACGTTCGTTAGGTTTATCCAAAATCGTAATGACTGTAATCACGATTAGAGAAAAATTGATTGAATGGTACAACCGTCATGGCTATGCCGATACTGGAGTAAGAGAACCTTTTGCGCTCAATGATGCAGATACCATAATTACAGACCAGCATCTGGAATTTGCAGTCTTAGAAAAAACACTTTAG
- the tnpA gene encoding IS200/IS605 family transposase: MSEHIFKRHNKSLLLYHLVCPIKYRRNVLSEDVELSLVEVCRNISERYEIHFVEIGADENHVHFLIQSVPKISVEIIVRTVKSITAKELFRLHPEVKSKLWGGNFWTSGYYVNTVGQYGNENVIQKYIQNQGEEKTVYKSFNKNQLRLSFE, from the coding sequence ATGAGTGAACATATTTTCAAACGGCATAATAAAAGCTTGTTGCTTTATCATTTGGTTTGTCCGATAAAATATCGAAGAAATGTTTTATCGGAGGATGTAGAACTGAGTTTGGTAGAAGTTTGTAGAAATATTTCGGAACGATATGAAATTCATTTTGTTGAGATAGGAGCAGATGAAAATCATGTACATTTTTTGATACAAAGCGTGCCAAAGATTTCTGTTGAAATTATTGTCAGGACAGTAAAAAGTATTACAGCAAAAGAGCTCTTTCGTTTACATCCAGAAGTTAAAAGTAAGTTATGGGGAGGTAATTTTTGGACGAGTGGATATTATGTAAATACGGTTGGTCAGTATGGTAATGAGAATGTGATTCAGAAATACATTCAAAATCAAGGAGAAGAAAAGACTGTTTACAAATCGTTTAACAAAAATCAGCTACGGTTGTCTTTTGAGTAA
- the gcvT gene encoding glycine cleavage system aminomethyltransferase GcvT — translation MKNTALTHIHEGLGAKILPFAGYNMPILYEGVNAEHETVRNAVGVFDVSHMGEFILSGPNALALIQKVTSNDASALTIGRAQYSCLPNNEGGIVDDLIIYKIKEEQYLLVVNASNIDKDWDWISAHNDLGVEMKNLSDDYSLLAIQGPKAVEAMQSLSSIDLSAIAYYHFEVADFAGFPHVIISATGYTGSGGFEIYCKNSEVETIWNKVFEAGASYGIKPIGLAARDTLRLEMGFCLYGNDINDTTSPLEAGLGWITKLTKEFTNSDNLKKQKEAGVTKKLVAFEMQERSVPRHDYEIVDASGNIIGIVTSGTMSPSMNKGIGLGYVTTPNSAVDSDIFIRIRKNDVPAKVVKLPFYKK, via the coding sequence ATGAAAAATACTGCTTTAACGCACATACATGAGGGTTTGGGAGCGAAAATACTGCCGTTTGCCGGGTACAATATGCCTATTCTTTATGAAGGGGTAAATGCAGAACACGAAACGGTTCGAAATGCAGTAGGTGTTTTTGATGTATCGCATATGGGCGAATTTATACTTTCAGGTCCAAATGCATTGGCTTTGATTCAAAAAGTGACTTCGAATGATGCATCAGCTTTAACAATCGGGAGAGCCCAATATTCCTGTCTGCCTAACAATGAAGGCGGAATTGTAGATGATCTGATTATCTATAAAATTAAAGAAGAACAATATTTACTGGTAGTAAATGCATCGAATATTGATAAAGACTGGGATTGGATTTCGGCACATAACGATTTAGGCGTTGAAATGAAAAATTTATCTGATGATTATTCTCTGCTTGCAATCCAAGGACCAAAAGCGGTTGAAGCGATGCAGTCTTTATCTTCTATCGATTTGTCTGCAATTGCTTATTACCATTTTGAAGTGGCTGATTTTGCAGGTTTTCCGCATGTTATTATCTCAGCAACGGGTTATACAGGTTCAGGCGGATTTGAAATCTACTGCAAAAACTCGGAAGTTGAAACGATCTGGAACAAAGTTTTTGAAGCTGGAGCTTCATACGGAATCAAACCAATTGGTTTGGCCGCCAGAGATACACTCCGTTTGGAAATGGGATTCTGTCTGTACGGTAACGATATCAACGACACTACTTCTCCACTTGAAGCCGGCTTGGGATGGATTACTAAACTTACTAAAGAATTCACCAATTCAGATAATCTGAAAAAGCAGAAAGAAGCTGGTGTTACAAAAAAATTAGTAGCTTTTGAAATGCAGGAACGTTCTGTTCCAAGACACGATTACGAGATCGTTGATGCTTCAGGAAACATAATAGGTATTGTAACCTCGGGAACTATGTCACCATCCATGAACAAAGGAATTGGTTTAGGCTATGTTACCACGCCAAACAGTGCTGTTGACAGTGATATTTTTATCCGAATCAGAAAAAATGATGTTCCTGCCAAAGTAGTAAAACTTCCTTTTTATAAAAAATAA
- a CDS encoding DJ-1/PfpI family protein: MKKVLFLTGDFTEDYETMVPFQMLEMVGYTVHAVCPDKKKGDTIKTAIHDFEGDQTYTEKPGHNFALNYSFDDINVNDYDGLVIAGGRAPEYLRLNGKVIEITKHFFTVNKPVAAICHGIQILTAANVVKGRKLTAYPAVGPEVTLAGGEFQSIPVDGAFVDGNLVTSPAWPAHPSFIREFLKIMGAKIEI; this comes from the coding sequence ATGAAAAAAGTATTGTTCTTAACCGGTGACTTCACCGAAGATTATGAAACTATGGTTCCGTTTCAAATGCTGGAAATGGTTGGTTACACTGTTCATGCCGTCTGCCCTGACAAAAAGAAGGGAGACACCATAAAAACTGCCATTCACGATTTTGAAGGCGACCAGACTTATACTGAAAAACCTGGACACAACTTCGCTTTAAATTACAGTTTTGACGACATAAATGTAAACGATTATGACGGATTGGTCATTGCAGGCGGAAGAGCACCCGAATATTTGAGATTGAATGGAAAAGTAATCGAAATAACGAAACATTTTTTCACTGTCAATAAACCCGTTGCTGCTATTTGTCACGGCATTCAGATTTTGACAGCTGCAAATGTTGTAAAAGGACGAAAACTAACCGCATATCCGGCAGTTGGTCCAGAAGTAACATTAGCTGGAGGTGAATTCCAATCTATTCCTGTTGACGGTGCTTTTGTAGATGGAAATCTGGTGACTTCACCGGCCTGGCCAGCACATCCAAGTTTCATCAGAGAATTTCTAAAAATTATGGGAGCAAAAATTGAAATTTAA
- a CDS encoding DUF962 domain-containing protein — MKTLDQWFEEYAVSHQNPKNKAIHYVCVPAIFFSIVGLLMSIPNVFLTNLLQLNQPIIENWAAVILVFVLIFYIRLSIAMAVKIAIFSILCLVINFYIGQFIPLWAFSIGVFVVAWIGQFYGHNIEGKKPSFLKDIQFLLIGPAWVAENLFSKK; from the coding sequence ATGAAAACATTAGATCAATGGTTTGAAGAATATGCAGTAAGTCATCAAAACCCAAAAAACAAAGCAATACACTATGTCTGTGTACCAGCGATTTTCTTTTCTATTGTGGGATTATTGATGAGTATTCCAAATGTTTTTTTAACTAATTTACTGCAATTGAACCAGCCAATAATCGAAAACTGGGCTGCAGTTATTTTGGTATTCGTATTGATTTTCTACATCCGATTATCCATTGCGATGGCAGTCAAAATAGCGATTTTTTCTATACTCTGTTTAGTGATTAACTTTTACATAGGGCAGTTTATACCGCTTTGGGCATTTTCAATAGGCGTTTTTGTTGTGGCTTGGATCGGACAGTTTTACGGACATAATATAGAAGGTAAAAAGCCGTCATTTCTTAAAGACATTCAGTTTTTATTGATTGGCCCAGCCTGGGTTGCTGAAAATTTATTTTCTAAAAAATAA